One part of the Eucalyptus grandis isolate ANBG69807.140 chromosome 10, ASM1654582v1, whole genome shotgun sequence genome encodes these proteins:
- the LOC104423711 gene encoding transcription factor MYB114 — protein MQKGSSFGLRKGSWTEEEDVLLRSCVQRYGEGEWHRVPQRAGLNRCRKSCRLRWLNYLKPNIKRGKFQDDEVDMIIRLHKLLGNRWSLIAGRLPGRTANDVKNYWNTHQRKLMTCQGKPETKKHQDLVKVEVIRPRPRTISKNFSSLGVEAYRELNESREPRVHDVPPNRSPRIDDDFELRSETTEAWLDCWSGLSFDAESIWDWPV, from the exons atgCAGAAAGGATCGTCGTTCGGATTGAGGAAAGGTTCGTGGACGGAAGAGGAAGATGTTCTCTTGAGGAGCTGTGTCCAGAGGTACGGAGAAGGAGAGTGGCATCGAGTTCCTCAGAGAGCAG GTTTGAATAGGTGCAGGAAGAGCTGCAGATTGAGGTGGTTGAACTATTTGAAGCCCAACATTAAGAGAGGGAAATTCCAAGATGATGAGGTCGATATGATCATCAGGCTTCACAAACTTCTTGGGAACAG GTGGTCCCTAATTGCTGGGAGACTCCCGGGTCGAACTGCGAATGACGTGAAGAACTATTGGAATACCCATCAACGGAAATTGATGACTTGCCAAGGGAAGCCGGAGACCAAGAAACACCAAGATTTGGTAAAAGTTGAAGTCATAAGGCCTCGCCCTCGGACCATCTCCAAGAACTTCTCTTCCTTGGGGGTCGAAGCCTATAGGGAGCTGAATGAGTCCCGAGAGCCGCGCGTCCACGACGTGCCTCCAAACAGAAGCCCCCGGATCGATGATGACTTTGAGCTGCGTTCGGAGACGACGGAGGCATGGTTGGATTGTTGGAGCGGACTCTCCTTCGATGCAGAAAGCATCTGGGACTGGCCGGTGTGA